One genomic segment of Ictalurus punctatus breed USDA103 chromosome 12, Coco_2.0, whole genome shotgun sequence includes these proteins:
- the gmeb1 gene encoding glucocorticoid modulatory element-binding protein 1 isoform X2: protein MLTRLSGGKKKGCVRRRCERVAQRKDMAETEVTVSMGDVVVMKATDEEEVAAGDSNKTQVILQLQPVTSGTEDNGGETVTADEILTAGEDVELGYPITCGESKAVLLFKKFVCPGINVKCVKYEDELISPKQFVHMSGKATLKDWKRAIRMGGVMLRKMMDSGQLDFYQHSTLCTNTCRSTKFDLLINNTRFPPDSSVLNTPLSSQGQVAVGNGAEVVVIEEKPEEATSSLDWCNANVEASKKKEGVEISEETLSFWKGIADVGLMGEVVSNIRTELLEMLRGVQLRSDQANLQDVEVAVLSNLTQVFGLLDSIKRILAVRRQMTDLGQKQVLKTLTSLEQQLEEQKKQQAQSWLVSSSSSPPPPRRAPKRPRLQRPASATVLQPLTLHSPQYTLISPITLSSVCQPITLPGLAQPPGAVTLFTHMPQHDSKAETLTLVGTMAAQEPAQLGTVELGALGSVGTVELGAAGAVEMANTVLLQDHESQAIEINLQMAAETGGAAKEEEERRRMEGAGEDGSGIVVGEIEKEMKVEMEELHLETNGQIHNLQILVVEDEEQMQVEGKSE, encoded by the exons ATGCTCACAAGgctttcagggggaaaaaaaaaaggatgcgTCCGACGTCGATGTGAACG TGTGGCCCAGAGGAAGGACATGGCGGAGACAGAGGTGACCGTGTCCATGGGAGACGTAGTGGTGATGAAGGCCACTGACGAAGAGGAGGTTGCAGCAGGTGATTCAAACAAGACACAAGTCATTCTTCAGCTGCAGCCCGTCACATCTGG GACTGAAGATAATGGAGGAGAGACAGTTACAGCAG ATGAAATTTTGACAGCGGGAGAGGATGTTGAGCTGGGATACCCCATTACATGTGGCGAGAGCAAAgctgttcttctgttcaagaaATTTGTTTGCCCAGGAATTAATGTCAAATGTGTCAAG tatGAGGACGAGTTAATCAGCCCTAAGCAGTTTGTCCATATGTCTGGCAAAGCTACTCTTAAGGACTGGAAACGggccatcagaatggggggtgTCATGCTCAG GAAAATGATGGACTCGGGTCAGTTAGATTTCTATCAGCATAGCACGCTATGTACCAACACCTGCCGCAGTACCAAATTTGACCTCCTGATCAACAACACACGCTTCCCTCCTGACAGCAGTGTACTCAATACTCCTTTATCCTCCCAGG GGCAGGTTGCTGTGGGTAATGGAGCAGAAGTTGTTGTGATAGAAGAGAAGCCAGAGGAAGCGACAAGCTCTTTGGACTGGTGTAATGCTAATGTAGAGGCTTCAAAGAAAAAGGAAGGGGTAGAGATATCAG AGGAGACACTGAGCTTCTGGAAAGGCATAGCGGACGTCGGCCTCATGGGAGAAGTGGTCAGTAACATCCGCACAGAGCTGCTGGAGATGCTGAGAGGGGTACAGCTTCGCTCTGACCAGGCTAACCTACAAGATGTTG AAGTAGCAGTTCTGAGTAACCTCACTCAAGTGTTTGGCCTGCTGGACTCAATCAAACGAATCCTGGCTGTTCGGCGGCAAATGACTGACCTAGGACAGAAACAGGTCCTCAAAACGTTAACCA gtctGGAACAGCAGCTGGAGGAGCAGAAGAAGCAGCAAGCTCAGAGCTGGTTGGTTTCGTCTTCGTCCTCCCCTCCTCCACCAAGGCGCGCTCCCAAACGGCCTCGCCTACAACGGCCAGCCTCTGCCACAGTGCTCCAGCCACTGACACTCCACTCACCCCAGTACACACTCATCTCTCCCATCACCCTCTCCTCTGTGTGCCAACCCATTACCTTGCCCGGCCTGGCACAGCCACCTGGTGCGGTCACTCTCTTTACTCACATGCCACAGCATGACAGCAAGGCAGAGACCCTAACATTGGTGGGCACAATGGCTGCGCAAGAGCCAGCACAGCTGGGCACTGTGGAGCTTGGTGCGTTAGGATCAGTGGGTACGGTGGAACTGGGAGCAGCAGGTGCAGTGGAAATGGCAAACACGGTGTTGTTGCAGGATCACGAGAGCCAAGCAATTGAGATCAACCTGCAGATGGCAGCAGAGACAGGTGGAGCAGccaaggaagaggaagagaggagaaggaTGGAGGGAGCAGGGGAAGATGGAAGTGGAATAGTGGTGggagaaatagagaaagagatgaaagtTGAAATGGAGGAGCTGCATTTGGAAACCAACGGGCAGATTCACAACCTACAGATATTAGTGGTAGAAGATGAGGAGCAAATGCAGGTTGAAGGCAAATCTGAATGA
- the gmeb1 gene encoding glucocorticoid modulatory element-binding protein 1 isoform X1, giving the protein MVSFSAGHAHSQLREIFIKDNPLTRMFLGGGRKPENPEETPFRHVNMQNSTPKLRIKPCVAQRKDMAETEVTVSMGDVVVMKATDEEEVAAGDSNKTQVILQLQPVTSGTEDNGGETVTADEILTAGEDVELGYPITCGESKAVLLFKKFVCPGINVKCVKYEDELISPKQFVHMSGKATLKDWKRAIRMGGVMLRKMMDSGQLDFYQHSTLCTNTCRSTKFDLLINNTRFPPDSSVLNTPLSSQGQVAVGNGAEVVVIEEKPEEATSSLDWCNANVEASKKKEGVEISEETLSFWKGIADVGLMGEVVSNIRTELLEMLRGVQLRSDQANLQDVEVAVLSNLTQVFGLLDSIKRILAVRRQMTDLGQKQVLKTLTSLEQQLEEQKKQQAQSWLVSSSSSPPPPRRAPKRPRLQRPASATVLQPLTLHSPQYTLISPITLSSVCQPITLPGLAQPPGAVTLFTHMPQHDSKAETLTLVGTMAAQEPAQLGTVELGALGSVGTVELGAAGAVEMANTVLLQDHESQAIEINLQMAAETGGAAKEEEERRRMEGAGEDGSGIVVGEIEKEMKVEMEELHLETNGQIHNLQILVVEDEEQMQVEGKSE; this is encoded by the exons ATGGTTTCTTTTTCAGCAGGGCATGCTCATTCACAGCTACGGGaaatttttattaaagacaATCCACTTACCAGAATGTtcttgggaggtgggaggaaaccagagaacccagaggaaacccctttCAGACATgtgaacatgcaaaactccacacccaagctcaggatcaaaccgtg TGTGGCCCAGAGGAAGGACATGGCGGAGACAGAGGTGACCGTGTCCATGGGAGACGTAGTGGTGATGAAGGCCACTGACGAAGAGGAGGTTGCAGCAGGTGATTCAAACAAGACACAAGTCATTCTTCAGCTGCAGCCCGTCACATCTGG GACTGAAGATAATGGAGGAGAGACAGTTACAGCAG ATGAAATTTTGACAGCGGGAGAGGATGTTGAGCTGGGATACCCCATTACATGTGGCGAGAGCAAAgctgttcttctgttcaagaaATTTGTTTGCCCAGGAATTAATGTCAAATGTGTCAAG tatGAGGACGAGTTAATCAGCCCTAAGCAGTTTGTCCATATGTCTGGCAAAGCTACTCTTAAGGACTGGAAACGggccatcagaatggggggtgTCATGCTCAG GAAAATGATGGACTCGGGTCAGTTAGATTTCTATCAGCATAGCACGCTATGTACCAACACCTGCCGCAGTACCAAATTTGACCTCCTGATCAACAACACACGCTTCCCTCCTGACAGCAGTGTACTCAATACTCCTTTATCCTCCCAGG GGCAGGTTGCTGTGGGTAATGGAGCAGAAGTTGTTGTGATAGAAGAGAAGCCAGAGGAAGCGACAAGCTCTTTGGACTGGTGTAATGCTAATGTAGAGGCTTCAAAGAAAAAGGAAGGGGTAGAGATATCAG AGGAGACACTGAGCTTCTGGAAAGGCATAGCGGACGTCGGCCTCATGGGAGAAGTGGTCAGTAACATCCGCACAGAGCTGCTGGAGATGCTGAGAGGGGTACAGCTTCGCTCTGACCAGGCTAACCTACAAGATGTTG AAGTAGCAGTTCTGAGTAACCTCACTCAAGTGTTTGGCCTGCTGGACTCAATCAAACGAATCCTGGCTGTTCGGCGGCAAATGACTGACCTAGGACAGAAACAGGTCCTCAAAACGTTAACCA gtctGGAACAGCAGCTGGAGGAGCAGAAGAAGCAGCAAGCTCAGAGCTGGTTGGTTTCGTCTTCGTCCTCCCCTCCTCCACCAAGGCGCGCTCCCAAACGGCCTCGCCTACAACGGCCAGCCTCTGCCACAGTGCTCCAGCCACTGACACTCCACTCACCCCAGTACACACTCATCTCTCCCATCACCCTCTCCTCTGTGTGCCAACCCATTACCTTGCCCGGCCTGGCACAGCCACCTGGTGCGGTCACTCTCTTTACTCACATGCCACAGCATGACAGCAAGGCAGAGACCCTAACATTGGTGGGCACAATGGCTGCGCAAGAGCCAGCACAGCTGGGCACTGTGGAGCTTGGTGCGTTAGGATCAGTGGGTACGGTGGAACTGGGAGCAGCAGGTGCAGTGGAAATGGCAAACACGGTGTTGTTGCAGGATCACGAGAGCCAAGCAATTGAGATCAACCTGCAGATGGCAGCAGAGACAGGTGGAGCAGccaaggaagaggaagagaggagaaggaTGGAGGGAGCAGGGGAAGATGGAAGTGGAATAGTGGTGggagaaatagagaaagagatgaaagtTGAAATGGAGGAGCTGCATTTGGAAACCAACGGGCAGATTCACAACCTACAGATATTAGTGGTAGAAGATGAGGAGCAAATGCAGGTTGAAGGCAAATCTGAATGA